One genomic window of Indioceanicola profundi includes the following:
- the pheT gene encoding phenylalanine--tRNA ligase subunit beta, translating into MKFTLSWLKMHLETEAPLDLIVEKLTDLGLEVEGVEDRSAELAAFRIARVVSAEKHPNADKLRLCMVDTGAGEPVQVVCGAPNAREGIKVVFASPGTKIPESGDVLQIGTIRGVESRGMMCSERELKLSDEHTGIIELPEDAPVGGSFAEYRGIADPVIEIALTPDRADCAGVRGIARDLAAAGLGTLKPLDGSAVPGRFPAPVEVRLETEGCPQFAARLIRGVKNGPSPKWLQDKLIAVGLRPISALVDITNWFSQDQARPLHVFDAAKLKGGIVLRDSAEGDSFLALNEKDYTLPAGLVGIYDGSGLISLGGVMGGESTGVTESTTDVVLEAALFDPVRIAEAGRKLSINSDARYRFERGVDPASVLPAVEQATRMILDLCGGEPSETVVAGAEPAWQRTLHLRPARVAHLGGVDVPEAEQVRILTALGFGVSRTDDGRLACAVPSWRADVHGEADLVEEVLRVHGFAAIPATPLPRDLTTTRPAIDPGQRRTGLVKRALAGRGLLECVTWSFVPAETAGLFGQVGPDLKLLNPISADMAVMRPSILANLIQAAGRNAAKGFPDVGLFEVGAAFRDATDKGQDAVAAGLRAGMAVPRNWAKGERAVDAFDVKADAIAALEAAGAPTANLQVTRDAPDWYHPGRSGVLRLGPTVLARFGELHPAVLEAMDASGPMAAFEVMLDAVPTPKKKGGTAKPLLALSPFQPLDRDFAFLVDEQVEADKLVKAARGADKQLITGVIVFDVYQGAGVEPGKKSVAISVTLQPVDKTLTDAEIEAVAGKIVAAVAKATGATLRG; encoded by the coding sequence ATGAAGTTCACCCTGTCCTGGCTGAAGATGCACCTCGAAACCGAGGCGCCGCTGGACCTGATCGTGGAGAAGCTCACCGACCTCGGGCTCGAGGTGGAGGGGGTGGAGGACCGCTCGGCCGAGCTGGCGGCCTTCCGCATCGCCCGGGTGGTGAGCGCCGAGAAGCACCCCAATGCCGACAAGCTCCGCCTCTGCATGGTGGATACCGGGGCGGGCGAGCCGGTGCAGGTGGTCTGTGGCGCGCCCAACGCCAGGGAAGGCATCAAGGTGGTCTTCGCCAGCCCGGGCACGAAGATTCCGGAAAGCGGCGACGTGCTCCAGATCGGCACCATCCGCGGGGTGGAGAGCCGGGGCATGATGTGCTCTGAGCGGGAGCTGAAGCTGTCGGACGAGCATACCGGCATCATCGAACTGCCGGAGGATGCGCCGGTGGGCGGCAGCTTCGCCGAATATCGCGGCATCGCCGACCCGGTGATCGAGATCGCGCTGACCCCTGACCGCGCCGACTGCGCCGGTGTGCGCGGCATCGCCCGCGATCTGGCCGCCGCCGGTCTCGGCACGCTGAAGCCGCTGGATGGCAGCGCCGTTCCCGGTCGCTTCCCCGCCCCGGTCGAGGTGCGGCTGGAGACGGAGGGCTGCCCCCAATTCGCCGCGCGGCTCATCCGCGGCGTGAAGAACGGCCCCAGCCCTAAGTGGCTGCAGGACAAGCTGATCGCCGTGGGTCTGCGCCCGATCTCCGCCCTGGTGGACATCACCAACTGGTTCAGCCAGGACCAGGCCCGACCGCTGCACGTCTTCGACGCGGCCAAGCTGAAGGGCGGCATCGTCCTGCGCGACTCTGCCGAGGGCGACAGCTTCCTGGCCCTGAACGAGAAGGATTACACCCTGCCCGCCGGGCTGGTCGGCATCTATGACGGCAGCGGCCTCATCTCTCTGGGCGGCGTCATGGGCGGGGAGAGCACAGGCGTGACCGAGAGCACCACCGACGTGGTGCTTGAGGCGGCATTGTTCGACCCGGTGCGCATCGCCGAGGCCGGCCGCAAGCTTTCCATCAACTCCGACGCCCGCTACCGCTTCGAGCGTGGGGTAGACCCGGCCAGCGTGCTGCCGGCGGTGGAGCAGGCCACGCGCATGATCCTGGACCTCTGCGGCGGCGAACCATCGGAAACGGTGGTGGCCGGAGCCGAGCCCGCATGGCAGCGCACATTGCATCTCCGCCCCGCCCGCGTCGCCCATCTGGGCGGCGTCGACGTGCCGGAAGCGGAGCAGGTGCGCATCCTCACCGCCCTCGGCTTCGGCGTTTCCCGCACCGATGACGGCCGGCTGGCCTGCGCCGTGCCGTCCTGGCGCGCCGACGTGCATGGGGAGGCCGATCTGGTGGAGGAGGTGCTGCGGGTCCACGGCTTCGCCGCCATCCCGGCCACCCCGCTGCCGCGCGACCTGACCACCACCCGCCCGGCCATCGATCCGGGGCAGCGCCGCACCGGCTTGGTGAAGCGCGCCCTGGCCGGCCGCGGCCTGCTGGAATGCGTGACCTGGTCCTTCGTCCCGGCGGAGACAGCGGGGCTGTTCGGGCAGGTGGGGCCGGACCTGAAGCTGCTGAACCCGATCAGCGCCGACATGGCGGTGATGCGGCCCAGCATCCTGGCCAACCTGATCCAGGCCGCCGGTCGCAACGCCGCCAAAGGCTTCCCGGATGTCGGCCTGTTCGAGGTCGGGGCCGCTTTCCGCGATGCCACCGACAAAGGGCAGGATGCCGTAGCCGCCGGCCTGCGCGCCGGCATGGCCGTGCCGCGCAACTGGGCCAAGGGGGAGCGCGCGGTGGACGCCTTCGACGTCAAGGCCGACGCCATCGCGGCGCTGGAAGCGGCGGGAGCCCCCACGGCGAACCTGCAGGTCACCCGCGATGCGCCGGACTGGTACCATCCCGGCCGTTCCGGCGTGCTGCGCCTCGGCCCCACGGTGCTGGCCCGCTTCGGCGAGCTGCATCCGGCGGTGCTGGAGGCGATGGATGCCAGCGGCCCCATGGCGGCGTTCGAGGTGATGCTGGACGCGGTGCCGACGCCGAAGAAGAAGGGCGGCACAGCCAAGCCGCTGCTCGCCCTCTCCCCCTTCCAGCCGCTGGACCGCGACTTCGCCTTCCTGGTGGATGAGCAGGTGGAGGCCGACAAGCTGGTCAAGGCGGCCCGCGGGGCGGACAAGCAGTTGATCACCGGCGTCATCGTGTTCGATGTCTATCAGGGTGCGGGCGTGGAGCCGGGCAAGAAGTCGGTCGCCATCTCGGTCACGCTCCAGCCGGTGGACAAGACGCTGACAGATGCGGAGATCGAGGCGGTGGCAGGGAAGATCGTAGCTGCCGTGGCGAAAGCGACAGGTGCCACCCTGCGCGGATAA
- a CDS encoding TetR/AcrR family transcriptional regulator, whose product MIRGRPRAFDPDTALDRALDLFWRKGYDGTSLSDLTEAMGINRPSLYSAFGDKKALFFKVLDRYLSGPAAGLLGAVEDGIPAREAVASLLNRAAERAEQPDRPAGCLLVHGALCGGEEAEEVQAELARRRAAVEVALRCRLNRARESGELPPDADADALAKFFTTVQQGMAVQARSGASAAELRVVAATAMAAWPGKAS is encoded by the coding sequence ATGATACGGGGACGCCCGCGCGCATTCGATCCGGACACGGCCCTGGACCGTGCCTTGGACCTGTTCTGGCGCAAGGGATATGACGGCACGTCGCTTTCCGACCTGACGGAGGCCATGGGCATCAACCGGCCCAGCCTCTATTCCGCCTTCGGGGATAAGAAGGCGCTGTTCTTCAAGGTTCTGGACCGATACCTCTCCGGACCCGCCGCCGGCCTGCTCGGGGCCGTGGAGGATGGGATTCCGGCGCGGGAAGCGGTGGCATCCCTGCTGAACCGGGCGGCGGAACGTGCGGAACAGCCCGACCGGCCGGCCGGCTGCCTGCTGGTCCATGGCGCGCTGTGCGGCGGGGAGGAGGCGGAGGAGGTGCAGGCCGAACTGGCCCGCCGCCGCGCCGCTGTAGAGGTCGCCCTGCGCTGCCGGCTGAACCGCGCCAGGGAAAGCGGCGAGCTGCCGCCCGATGCGGATGCCGATGCCCTGGCCAAGTTCTTCACCACCGTGCAGCAGGGAATGGCGGTGCAGGCCCGGTCCGGCGCAAGTGCCGCGGAGCTGAGGGTCGTGGCCGCGACCGCGATGGCGGCCTGGCCCGGAAAAGCGTCCTAG
- the rplT gene encoding 50S ribosomal protein L20 produces the protein MARVKRGVTTHARHKKILKLAKGYRGRGSKCYRVAIEKVEKALRYAYRDRRNKKRDFRALWIQRINAGARLHGLTYSKFMHGLKRAGIDLDRKVLADIAGREPESFKALADQAQNALKAA, from the coding sequence ATGGCTCGCGTCAAGCGGGGCGTGACCACTCACGCCCGTCACAAGAAGATCCTGAAGCTGGCCAAGGGCTACCGCGGCCGCGGCTCCAAGTGCTATCGCGTTGCGATCGAGAAGGTTGAGAAGGCGCTTCGTTACGCCTATCGCGACCGTCGCAACAAGAAGCGCGATTTCCGCGCCCTGTGGATCCAGCGCATCAACGCCGGTGCGCGCCTGCACGGCCTGACCTACAGCAAGTTCATGCACGGGCTGAAGCGCGCCGGCATCGACCTGGACCGCAAGGTGCTGGCCGACATCGCCGGCCGTGAGCCGGAGAGCTTCAAGGCTCTGGCCGATCAGGCCCAGAACGCGCTGAAGGCCGCCTGA
- a CDS encoding helix-turn-helix domain-containing protein has protein sequence MPRFSLTDLEAARPEDPARMAATTEEDIRRHKAKDGVDDLGGLDSGEFNVRGAYPDVRELRRRLALTQEEFARDFGLSVWTVRDWEQHRAEPEGPARVLLKVIEQDPDAVRRAVLNAA, from the coding sequence ATGCCGCGTTTTTCGCTGACCGACCTTGAGGCTGCCCGGCCGGAAGACCCGGCCCGGATGGCTGCCACGACGGAAGAGGACATCCGCCGCCACAAGGCGAAGGATGGGGTGGATGATCTGGGCGGGCTGGACTCCGGTGAGTTCAACGTCCGCGGCGCCTATCCAGATGTCCGGGAGCTGCGCCGCCGCCTCGCCCTGACGCAGGAGGAGTTCGCACGGGATTTCGGCCTGTCGGTCTGGACCGTCCGGGACTGGGAGCAGCACCGGGCCGAACCGGAAGGGCCGGCCCGCGTTCTGCTGAAGGTGATCGAGCAGGACCCCGATGCCGTCCGGCGAGCGGTCCTGAACGCGGCCTGA
- the pip gene encoding prolyl aminopeptidase yields the protein MPRGELFPPIDPFASGRLKVSDLHTIYWEQCGNPNGVPVVFLHGGPGAGASPTHRRFFDPHHYRIVILDQRGAGRSTPLGEVRENDVGALVGDLETLRETLGIRRWMVFGGSWGSTLALAYAQAHPDRVLALVLRGIFLMRRQEIDWFLYDMRQIFPEAWGQFVSHIPEAERGDLLGAYWTRLTSPDPTVRMSAARVWSVYEGACSTLLPSPELISASGEDNHALGLARIEAHFFRNNLLSPESRLLDDVHKIRHIPAVIVQGRYDVVCPIRTADELHRAWPEADYIVVPDAGHSAMEPGIRSALVQATERFKSLG from the coding sequence ATGCCGCGTGGTGAGCTTTTCCCTCCTATCGATCCGTTCGCCAGCGGGCGTCTGAAGGTCTCCGATCTACATACGATCTATTGGGAGCAGTGCGGCAATCCCAACGGTGTTCCGGTGGTTTTCCTGCATGGCGGGCCCGGCGCCGGCGCGTCGCCCACCCATCGGCGCTTCTTCGACCCGCACCATTACCGCATCGTGATCCTGGACCAGCGCGGGGCCGGCCGCTCCACCCCGCTGGGCGAGGTGCGGGAGAACGACGTCGGAGCGTTGGTGGGTGATCTGGAAACCCTACGGGAGACGCTGGGCATCCGGCGCTGGATGGTGTTCGGCGGCTCCTGGGGCTCCACCCTGGCGCTGGCCTATGCGCAGGCCCATCCCGACCGGGTGCTGGCGCTGGTGCTGCGCGGCATCTTTCTGATGCGACGGCAGGAGATCGACTGGTTCCTCTACGACATGCGCCAGATTTTCCCGGAGGCCTGGGGCCAGTTCGTGTCCCACATCCCGGAGGCGGAGCGGGGCGACCTGCTGGGGGCCTACTGGACCCGTCTCACCTCGCCCGATCCGACCGTGCGCATGTCCGCCGCCCGGGTCTGGAGCGTGTATGAGGGCGCCTGCTCCACCCTGCTGCCCAGCCCGGAGCTGATCTCCGCCTCCGGCGAGGACAATCACGCCCTGGGGCTGGCCAGGATTGAGGCGCACTTCTTCCGCAACAACCTGCTCTCGCCGGAATCCAGGCTGCTGGACGACGTCCATAAAATCCGCCACATCCCGGCGGTGATCGTGCAGGGTCGCTACGACGTGGTCTGCCCGATCCGCACGGCGGATGAGCTGCACCGGGCCTGGCCAGAGGCGGATTACATCGTCGTCCCCGATGCCGGCCACAGCGCCATGGAGCCGGGCATCCGTTCGGCCCTTGTCCAGGCGACGGAGCGGTTCAAGTCGCTGGGGTGA
- the pheS gene encoding phenylalanine--tRNA ligase subunit alpha, whose amino-acid sequence MTDAASLKSDLLAAVEGAADLASLEEVRVSALGKKGRITALMGDMRNLSPEERKERGQLLNALKEEVGQALESRRDVLKKQELAKRLEAERIDVTLPTRPEAEGRIHPITQTIDELVAIFADMGFTVAEGPDIESDWNNFTALNIPENHPARQMHDTFYLPNSPEGQARVLRTHTSPVQIRTMLKQKPPIRIIAPGRTYRSDYDQTHTPMFHQVEALVIGEDIHMGHLKGCILEFARAFFQIDDLPIRFRPSFFPFTEPSAEVDIGCKRSGGELKLGPYGDWLEIMGSGMVHPAVLENCGIDSSRYQGFAFGMGIERIAMLKYGIPDLRTFFEADLRWLKHYGFVPLDQPSLAQGLTR is encoded by the coding sequence ATGACCGACGCCGCCAGCCTCAAATCCGACCTCCTCGCCGCCGTGGAAGGTGCAGCCGACCTTGCCAGTCTCGAGGAGGTGCGGGTTTCCGCCCTGGGCAAGAAGGGACGCATCACCGCCCTGATGGGCGACATGCGCAACCTCTCGCCGGAGGAGCGGAAGGAGCGCGGGCAACTCCTCAACGCACTGAAGGAGGAGGTCGGCCAAGCGCTGGAATCCCGCCGCGACGTGCTGAAGAAGCAGGAGCTGGCGAAAAGGCTGGAGGCGGAGCGGATCGATGTCACCCTGCCGACCCGGCCGGAGGCGGAGGGGCGCATCCACCCCATCACCCAGACCATCGACGAGCTGGTCGCCATCTTCGCCGACATGGGCTTCACCGTGGCGGAAGGGCCGGACATCGAGAGCGACTGGAACAATTTCACCGCGCTGAACATCCCGGAGAACCATCCGGCGCGGCAGATGCACGACACCTTCTACCTGCCCAACTCGCCCGAGGGGCAGGCGCGGGTCCTGCGCACCCACACCAGCCCGGTGCAGATCCGCACCATGCTGAAGCAGAAGCCGCCGATCCGCATCATAGCGCCCGGCCGCACCTACCGCTCCGACTACGACCAGACCCACACGCCCATGTTCCACCAGGTGGAGGCGCTGGTCATCGGAGAGGACATCCATATGGGCCATCTCAAGGGCTGCATCCTGGAGTTCGCCCGCGCCTTCTTCCAGATCGACGATCTGCCGATCCGCTTCCGCCCCAGCTTCTTCCCCTTCACCGAGCCGTCGGCGGAGGTGGATATCGGCTGCAAGCGCAGCGGGGGCGAGCTGAAGCTCGGGCCCTATGGCGACTGGCTGGAGATCATGGGTTCCGGCATGGTCCATCCGGCCGTGCTGGAGAATTGCGGCATCGACAGCAGCCGCTACCAGGGCTTCGCCTTCGGCATGGGGATCGAGCGCATCGCCATGCTGAAATACGGCATCCCCGACCTGCGCACCTTCTTCGAGGCCGACCTGCGCTGGCTGAAGCATTACGGCTTCGTCCCGCTGGACCAGCCGAGCCTGGCCCAGGGGCTGACCCGGTGA
- a CDS encoding BrnT family toxin: MSILTRLVAGASLHHLNIGFDPSKNERNVRERGFGFLAAARIFLGHTLERDDLRRDYGERRIQAIGQADRFTYFVVYTWRADADGPCRWIISAHLASRKERERYAAFFADRP; encoded by the coding sequence TTGAGCATTTTGACCCGACTAGTGGCTGGTGCTAGTCTTCATCATTTGAATATCGGTTTCGACCCGTCCAAGAATGAGCGGAATGTACGGGAGCGGGGCTTCGGGTTTCTGGCGGCTGCCCGCATTTTCCTCGGCCATACGCTGGAGCGGGACGATCTGCGCCGGGATTACGGGGAGCGCCGCATCCAGGCCATCGGGCAGGCGGACAGGTTCACATACTTCGTTGTTTATACATGGCGCGCAGATGCGGACGGCCCCTGTCGCTGGATCATCTCCGCACACCTGGCCAGCCGCAAGGAGAGGGAACGTTATGCCGCGTTTTTCGCTGACCGACCTTGA
- the rpmI gene encoding 50S ribosomal protein L35 yields MPKLKNHSGSKKRFKVTASGKVRAQAAGKRHGMSKRPQKMKRNARGTFVMFKADGEKILENFLRVV; encoded by the coding sequence ATGCCCAAGCTGAAGAATCATTCCGGCTCCAAGAAGCGGTTCAAGGTGACCGCTTCCGGTAAGGTCCGGGCCCAGGCCGCCGGCAAGCGCCACGGCATGAGCAAGCGTCCGCAGAAGATGAAGCGGAACGCCCGCGGCACGTTCGTCATGTTCAAGGCGGACGGCGAGAAGATTCTCGAGAATTTCCTGCGCGTGGTTTGA
- a CDS encoding methyl-accepting chemotaxis protein, translated as MKAFQNLPIVLKLLVPLILMGALTVGTSLYALSQMRGVGEVYQGLLRRDTVAVKNVLLANETAAHIGRVAYMMVAEPDSFIIESMADEIDLKRDELLAHLDGVERLFPGRKTDLDLARQDFRQMMELAEKARQALLAGETERGARILVDEFDIKLTDLLDRLVIITGDVDKAVAAGEEAAMERNERAWWVTLAVGATGTVLFMALALWLTMVGVSRPLARVVSTMSRLAGGDLSVRIDGGERRDEIGDTARAVAIFQRNMREAETLRHEQTALEEKAEAEKRAAMAALAGEFEATMDEVVRSVAGAARRMRQTAEGLTGVAEQTSRQSNAVASSAEQAAQNVNTVASAAEELSASIQEIARRVSESSRIAHEAVAEADRSNATVTGLVEAASRIGEVVKLINGIASQTNLLALNATIEAARAGEAGKGFAVVASEVKNLATQTAKATEEIGSQIAEMQAAAGNAAGAIQGVGGTIGRISDIVTSIAAAVEQQGAATSEIAGSVAQAAAGTNEVSATIGEVTRAAGETGTMAGDVLAAANELVGEADVLRREVEGFVARVRAG; from the coding sequence GTGAAGGCATTTCAGAACCTACCGATCGTTCTAAAGCTGCTGGTCCCGCTTATCCTCATGGGAGCGCTGACGGTTGGAACCTCTCTCTATGCCCTGTCTCAGATGCGCGGCGTCGGGGAGGTTTATCAAGGGCTGTTGCGGCGCGACACGGTGGCGGTGAAAAACGTCCTGCTGGCCAATGAGACCGCCGCCCATATCGGGCGCGTCGCCTACATGATGGTGGCGGAGCCGGATAGCTTCATCATTGAAAGCATGGCGGATGAAATCGATCTGAAGAGAGATGAACTGCTGGCCCATCTGGACGGGGTGGAGCGGCTGTTCCCCGGCCGCAAGACCGACCTGGATCTGGCCCGGCAGGATTTCCGGCAGATGATGGAGCTGGCGGAGAAGGCCCGTCAGGCGCTGCTGGCCGGAGAGACGGAGCGGGGTGCGCGCATCCTGGTGGATGAGTTCGACATCAAGCTGACCGACCTGCTGGACCGGTTGGTAATCATCACCGGCGATGTCGACAAGGCGGTGGCGGCCGGCGAAGAAGCAGCCATGGAGCGGAACGAGCGGGCATGGTGGGTGACGCTCGCCGTCGGGGCCACGGGCACCGTTCTGTTCATGGCGCTGGCGCTGTGGCTGACCATGGTGGGCGTGTCGCGCCCGCTGGCGCGCGTCGTCTCCACCATGAGCCGGCTGGCCGGCGGCGACCTGTCCGTCCGCATCGATGGCGGCGAGCGGCGGGATGAAATCGGCGATACCGCCCGTGCCGTCGCCATTTTCCAGCGCAACATGCGGGAGGCCGAGACGCTCCGCCACGAGCAGACGGCGCTGGAGGAGAAGGCGGAGGCGGAGAAGCGCGCCGCCATGGCCGCCCTGGCCGGGGAGTTCGAGGCCACCATGGATGAGGTGGTCCGGTCCGTTGCCGGTGCAGCCCGCCGCATGCGCCAGACGGCGGAGGGGCTGACCGGCGTGGCGGAGCAGACCAGCCGTCAATCCAATGCGGTGGCCAGCAGTGCCGAACAGGCCGCCCAGAACGTCAACACGGTGGCGTCCGCGGCGGAAGAGCTGTCCGCCTCCATCCAGGAGATCGCCCGGCGCGTTTCCGAAAGCTCCCGCATCGCGCACGAGGCGGTGGCGGAAGCGGACCGGTCGAACGCCACCGTGACCGGGCTGGTGGAGGCCGCTAGCAGGATCGGCGAGGTCGTGAAGCTGATCAACGGCATCGCCAGCCAGACCAACCTGCTGGCGCTGAACGCCACCATCGAGGCAGCGCGGGCGGGAGAGGCCGGGAAGGGCTTCGCCGTGGTGGCGTCGGAGGTCAAGAACCTGGCGACCCAGACCGCCAAGGCGACGGAGGAGATCGGCAGCCAGATCGCCGAGATGCAGGCGGCGGCCGGCAATGCGGCGGGCGCCATCCAGGGTGTGGGCGGCACCATCGGCCGGATCAGCGATATCGTCACCAGCATCGCCGCCGCGGTGGAGCAGCAGGGGGCTGCTACCAGCGAGATCGCCGGCAGCGTCGCCCAGGCTGCCGCCGGCACAAACGAAGTCAGCGCCACCATCGGCGAGGTGACCCGCGCCGCCGGTGAGACTGGCACCATGGCCGGCGACGTGCTCGCCGCCGCCAATGAGCTGGTCGGGGAGGCCGACGTGCTTCGCCGCGAGGTGGAGGGCTTCGTCGCCCGCGTCCGGGCAGGGTAA
- a CDS encoding group III truncated hemoglobin — translation MAWRPPVAFPRLAPLYVMGMPDAVNAGATSHEAGCDQKPDDFMGGRAHLSGQFRYWMGCGPVARLSRIDADAIAELVVAFYAKARQDALLGPVFLAAIGPEDEAWIPHIQRVCAFWESVMLATGRYLGRPMQAHAALSGLGSNHFARWLELFGETAREIFAEREALAFTLRAEKMAAALQHGIAAASAEERQPATYNLV, via the coding sequence ATGGCCTGGCGTCCCCCCGTCGCCTTTCCGCGGCTTGCCCCTCTGTACGTAATGGGCATGCCGGATGCGGTCAATGCGGGGGCGACTTCCCACGAGGCGGGCTGCGACCAAAAGCCGGATGACTTCATGGGCGGACGCGCCCACCTTTCCGGCCAGTTCCGGTACTGGATGGGATGCGGCCCGGTGGCGCGGCTTTCACGGATCGATGCGGATGCCATCGCCGAACTGGTGGTGGCCTTCTATGCCAAGGCCCGGCAGGACGCGCTGCTGGGGCCGGTGTTCCTGGCCGCCATCGGCCCTGAGGATGAGGCCTGGATTCCCCATATCCAGCGGGTCTGCGCCTTCTGGGAATCCGTGATGCTGGCGACCGGCCGGTATCTGGGCCGACCGATGCAGGCGCATGCGGCGCTTTCCGGCCTTGGTTCCAACCACTTCGCCCGTTGGCTGGAGCTGTTCGGGGAGACGGCGCGGGAGATCTTCGCCGAACGGGAGGCGCTGGCCTTCACGTTACGTGCGGAGAAGATGGCCGCGGCCCTGCAGCACGGCATCGCAGCGGCAAGCGCGGAGGAGCGGCAGCCGGCCACCTACAATCTTGTTTGA
- a CDS encoding 2OG-Fe(II) oxygenase has product MPGLPPVAERLAAWDWPALRRNLDETGAAPTPVLLSSAECAELAGLFGREDGFRSTVHMARHGYGEGDYRYFADPLPPLVQELRAAAYPHLAPLAQDWAPKIGIEHPIPDTLKEFRQVCADAGQMKPTPLLLRYLAGGWNALHQDIYGGVVFPVQMTVLLSEPGGDFSGGQFLLTEQRPRMQSRGHAFDLVQGQAILFATRFRPARGSRGTYRVALRHGVSTVTAGERYTLGIIFHDAT; this is encoded by the coding sequence ATGCCCGGCCTGCCGCCCGTCGCCGAACGCCTTGCCGCCTGGGACTGGCCGGCCCTGCGCCGGAACCTGGATGAGACCGGTGCGGCACCGACCCCGGTGCTGCTGTCTTCCGCGGAATGCGCGGAGCTGGCGGGGCTGTTCGGGCGGGAGGACGGGTTCCGCAGCACCGTGCATATGGCCCGGCACGGCTATGGGGAGGGAGACTACCGATACTTCGCCGACCCGCTGCCGCCGCTGGTGCAGGAGTTGAGGGCCGCCGCCTATCCGCATCTGGCCCCGCTGGCGCAGGACTGGGCCCCGAAGATCGGGATCGAGCATCCAATCCCGGACACGCTAAAGGAATTCAGACAGGTCTGCGCCGATGCCGGACAGATGAAGCCGACGCCGCTGCTGCTGCGATACCTGGCCGGCGGGTGGAATGCGCTGCACCAGGACATCTATGGCGGGGTGGTCTTCCCGGTCCAGATGACGGTGCTGCTGTCCGAACCGGGCGGGGATTTCAGCGGCGGGCAGTTCCTGCTGACCGAGCAGCGGCCCCGGATGCAGAGCCGGGGTCACGCCTTCGATCTGGTGCAGGGACAGGCGATCCTGTTCGCCACCCGCTTCCGCCCGGCCCGCGGCAGCCGCGGCACCTACCGCGTCGCCCTACGCCATGGCGTCTCCACCGTCACGGCGGGGGAGCGCTACACGCTGGGCATCATCTTCCACGATGCGACGTGA
- a CDS encoding DUF488 domain-containing protein encodes MRSIGLGARPDDLRREACVQSALFTIGYEGAGQGAVIAALKAAGITTLIDVRDLPLSRRAGFSKRPLAASLAEAGIGYVHLKGLGTPKEGRLANRARRWDEFWQIVENSLARPEAEHDLALAIRIAGEGRACLLCFEADPHICHRKRVAEMMAEGHGFSVEHIAPDPAF; translated from the coding sequence ATGCGGTCCATCGGCCTTGGCGCAAGGCCGGACGATCTGCGGCGGGAGGCGTGCGTGCAGTCAGCCCTGTTCACCATCGGCTATGAGGGGGCGGGCCAGGGGGCCGTGATCGCGGCCCTGAAGGCGGCGGGGATCACGACCCTGATCGATGTCCGCGACCTGCCGCTGTCGCGCCGGGCCGGCTTTTCCAAGCGCCCGCTGGCCGCCAGTCTGGCGGAGGCCGGGATCGGCTATGTCCATCTGAAAGGGCTTGGCACGCCGAAGGAGGGGCGGCTGGCCAACCGCGCCCGGCGCTGGGACGAGTTCTGGCAGATCGTGGAGAACAGCCTGGCGCGGCCGGAGGCGGAGCATGACCTTGCCCTTGCCATCCGGATCGCGGGCGAAGGCCGGGCCTGCCTGCTCTGCTTCGAGGCCGACCCGCATATCTGCCACAGGAAACGGGTGGCGGAGATGATGGCGGAGGGCCATGGGTTCAGCGTGGAACACATCGCTCCCGATCCCGCCTTCTGA